The Bacteroidia bacterium DNA segment GCCCATAAAATCATAGGTGCACCCGAATATTTTTCATTTGCATCTGCTCCAGCATCTAATAATTCTTTCATTAATTTCATATCCTGACGACTTACAGCTTCATATAAACTTGGACTTTTTCCAGGTTTAAACGACATTAAAAAAATTGCTACTAAAGCAATTAAACTGATAAAATAATTCTTTTTCATATTGTTGATTTTTAATTTACATTAATTAATTTCTACTAAATTATTTTTTAAAGCATATTTGAATAATGCTATTAAATTATTTGATGAAGTCTTTCTCATAATATTTCGTCTATGAGTATCTATCGTTCTTTTGCTAACACAAAGCTTATTGGCAATTTCAACGGTTGATATTTCTTCAAGAATTAATTTGAGGATTTCAGTTTCTCTGTCGGTTAAATTTTTCATTCAAATATTCATTTAATTCTTCCATACAAAGAAAATATGTTATTTGACATAAAAATATCGGTATCTGTACTGAATTTTTATCAGTACAAATACCGATTAATAAATTTTAATGATTTAAGAAAACTACTCTTTTATGGAAATAAGATTATTTCTGACGGCATATTTAATAAGCCCTACAAGAGTTTTAGAGTTTGTTTTAGATAGAATATTTATTCGATGAGTGTCAACAGTTCGTTTACTTATAAATAATTTTTCGGCAATCTGTTCACTTGAAAATTCCTCTACTATTAATTTTAGTATTTCAATTTCTCTTTCGCTAAGATGTTTCATTTCATCAGTAGATTTTTTATCTACTTTCATTGTCTGCATCATAACTGATAAAACATCGCTGCTATAATATGTACCATTGTTAGCAACTTTAGTTAGCGCTTCGAACAATTCCTTTTTACCAGTATTTTTAAGGATATAACCTTCTGCTTCAGAATTTATAATTTCAGATACAACCGAACTATCATTATGCATACTAATAACAATAACTTTGATTTCAGGATGCTTTGATTTTACAATTTTTGTAAGTTCAATGCCCGTCATTAAAGGCATACTGATATCACTTAAAATTATATCTATTTTCTCCTTCTCAATAATATCCAATGCGCTTTGACCATTTAAAGCTTCTGCAACTACGACAAAAGTTTCCTGTTTTCTAAGTAACGATTTTAGACCATCTATAAACATTTGATGGTCATCAACTATTAATAATCTTTGGGGTTCTAACTCCATTTTTTATACTTTAATAGTTATTGAAATTTCTGTACCAATTCCAATTTGTGAATTTACTAATATTTTGCCATTTAAAAGCGAAACACGCGAATAAATATTTTGCCAGCCAATACCAGTACTTTTATCTATCTCGGTTACATCAAAGCCCTTACCATTATCTTTAATTAGCATTTTGAGTTTATCTTCCTCATTAAAAAAGAGCATATCGATATTTTTTGCTGAAGAATGCTTTAGCATGTTGTTAATAATCTCCTGAACTATTCTGAATATTGCAATTTCTAATTCTTTCTCTAATGATATATCTAAACCTTCATAATCAAACTTTATTGCAATTTGTTTTGTATCATTTATCTTTGTTACAAATCCATTTATTGCTTCAATAATCCCATAATTCATCAATGCAGTTGGCATCATGTTATGAGAAATATTTCTCACCTCTTTAACTGCATCATCTATTATTGTTAATGAATTTTTAAGCAATTGCTCATCTTCTTTCTGAATACCGTCTTCTAACCCAGACATATTTAGCTTTGCTGAAGACAATAATTGGCCTAAACCATCATGTAATTCTTTGGCAATACGTATTCGCTCTTTCTCTTCAGAATCAATTATTGATTTAAACCTAAGTTTTTCTTGCCTATTATTCTCATTAATTAATTCTGCTTTTTGTCGTTGTTTGTTTCTGTATATAATAAAGCCTGATATTATTATTATAAATACAGCAATGGCAGTAAATAAAAGTATCTGGATTTTATTTCTGTATTTTTGCTTTTCAACTTCAACAGATTTGAGTTTTAATTGCTGTTCTTTTTTTTCGGTTTCATACTTTGTTTGCATTTCGCTCATATTTCTTGAGCTTTCTGATGTGTAAATTGAGTCTTTTACTAAATCATATTTCTCAAAATAAAATAAAGAATTTTTATAATCATTTATTTCCTTATAATAAATGTATAAGAACTTATATACCATTTTTAACTTAGTTTTTGACTCCAACTTATTTGCCAACTCTAAAGATTTTAAACTATATTCTAAAGATAATTTCAAGTCGCGTTTCCAACGATATAACTCGGCTAAATTATTATACGTTGTTATAAGTCCATATTCATCATTAATTTTTTCTCTTATCGGCAATGCTAACAAATGATATTTTAAGGCATCATCCATTTTACCCTGTGCATAATATGTTGTTCCAATATTATTATAAACAATTGCTAACCCATACAAGTCATTTGTTTTAATCTTAAAATTTATCGATTCTTGGTAATATTTTACTGCTAAACTTATACTGTCCATTTCTTCATAAGTCAAGCCAATATTTGTTAACGAAACCCCTATTCCATAATCATCATTTTGTTTCTCTCTGATATTTAATGACTGAAAATGATATTTCAGCGATTCCTTTAGTTTACCAAGATCATAATATATAAGCCCGACATTACTATATACCTTTGATATACCTTTATTGTCTTTTAAATTCTCATAAATTTTCAATGAAATAAAATACACTTTTAATGCTTTCTCGTACTCACCTTTATTCCAAAAAACTAAACCAATATTGTTATAAACATTGGCTTTAAGTCCTGCATTATTAATTTCAGTTGCAATTTTTAAAGCATCATTATAATAATAAAGTGCTGAATCGTAATTTCCGATAACATCGTATACAATTCCCTTATTATTCAAAGCATTTGCCTTCCCTTTTAAATAACGCAACTTATCACTTAGATTAATTGCTTCATTTGCATAACTATTAGAAATGCTATCATCTCTTTCAGAATAATAAAAACTAAGTTGATTTAAAATATTAATACGGTTGGTGTCAGTAGAATTTTTAAGTTTATTCTTTAAGCTGTCTGCATAATTCTGAGAAAAAGCATTAAAACTTATTAAAAAAAATAATAAAAGAAGATATTTACATTTCACTTTATAACTTAAATTCAATATTAATACATGTACCCATTGTTAAGTTTGATTCAATATTTATTTTTCCATTTAACATTGACACTCTTGAATAAATATTCTGCCACCCAATACCTTTACTATTCTTGATTTCTGAAATATTAAAACCTACTCCATTATCACTAATCATTAAACAAATGAGATTTTCTTTATTTGATAACATTATCTCAATAATTTTTGCTTTTGAATGTTTTAGCATATTGTTTATTACTTCCTGCACAATCCGATAAAATGTTATTTCAGTTTCTTTCTCAAGAGTAATATTAAAATTCTCTTTATTAAAATGTATTGTTAATTGTTTTGAATCGTTTATTTTACTAACCAGACCTGATATAGCCTCAACCAAACCATAATTCATAAGTGCAGTTGGCATCATATTATGAGAAATATTTCGTACTTCCTTAACCGCCTCATCAATTATATTTAAAGAATTCTTTAGTAAATACTCATCTTCCTTTTGTATACCGTCTTCCAAACCAGAAATATTTAATTTTGCAGATGACAGCAATTGCCCAAGCCCATCATGAAGTTCTTTAGCAATTCTTATTCTTTCTTTTTCTTCAGAATCAATAACAGCCTTAAATCTTAGTTTCTCTTGCCTGCTATTTTCTTTCATAGTTTCTGCCTTCTGACGTTGTTTATTCCTATAAAAAACAAATCCGAATATTGAAATGATTAATATTGCCAGTCCAATAAAAGAAAGTATCTGAACCTTATTTCTGTATTTTTGCTTTTCAACTTCAACAGATTTTAACTTTAATTGTTGCTCTTTTTTTTCAGTTTCATATTTTGTTTGCATTTCTATAAGTTGCTTAGACTTCTCAGTGTTAAGCACACTGTCCTTTAAACTCATTAACAAATTCTGATATTTGAAAGCAGACTTATAATCATTAGTTCCCGAATAAAGTAAAGCAAAATCTTCAAAAAACATTCGTTTTATATAAATAGGAGTATTTAACAAAACATAAGAATATCCATTATTTAAATATCTTTTTGCCAGTTCATATTGTTTTTGCAATAAATATGCTTCACCCAATGCAAGGTAAGAACTGGCAATTCCAGAACTGTCATTTAAAGCAGCTCTTATTTTTATGGATTCAGAAATCATTTCTTTTCCCTTTTCCATATTTCCGATATCAAGATAAAATGCTGCCAAATTCTTAAACGATGATGCCAGTTTCATGCTGTCACCGGCAATCAATCTAACAGCATGTGATTTTTCATAATACTTTATAGCCAGACTATCCTTATATGTGTCGTAATAAATATTACCAATAGTATTATAGATATCTGCAATAAGTGATTTATTTTGAAGTCTGTTTATTAATTTTTCTGCCTTCTGAAGAAATTTGTGTGCATTTCCATAGTCCTGTATTTCCTTGTAAGCCGTACCAATATTATTATAGATAGAGACTATTGAAAATGTGTCTTTTAGCGATTCTGCTAGTTTAAGTGCATCAAAATACATTTTTATTGCTTTCGAATATTGTCCTGAAATAACAAAGCTATTGCCTTGTTCTTTCATTTCAACAAGCTTATCATTTAAAGTATCTTTACTATTTACTGAAAAAACGAATTGTATATTTATAACAACTAACAATAATAAAATTAAAAATCTCATTCTACTTTGTTTTTTCAATTGCCATTAAAACTGCATTATATAAATTAACTACACCACCTGTTTCTGATAAAGTTCCAAATTTTGCTTTCTTCGGTTTTGGTTCAGTACTATTTGGAATATTTACTTTTAATTTTTTAAAAGGAACTGCAGACTTTAGAATTATTTCCTTAATTTCAGCTGGTGAAAGTTGTGGAAAATATGACATTAGTAATGCTGCAACTCCACATACTACCGGAGAAGCAGAACTTGTTCCATCTGCTGATTCAAATTTCTGACCTGGTTCTAAAGAATAAATCTGAACTCCCGGAGCAAAAACATCAACATTTTTTTGTCCATAATTTGAAAATACAGCGGGTAAGGTTTTATCTGCCTTTAATGATGACGCCCCTACTTCAATCCAATAATCAGTTATTGTTCTCGAACTGTCATTTGTTAAATTTATTGGATAATGCCATTTAATATCATTATCTTCTGATTCATTTCCTGCTGCATGTATTAACAGAACTTTTTTCTTATTTGCATATGCAAGTGCCTCATCAACCAAATACTTTTGCTGTGAATAATCTTTACCAAAACTCATATTTACAACCTGTGCACCATTATTTACAGCATACTTTATTGCATTTGCAACGTCTTTATCGCGTTCATCACCATCCGGAACAACTCTTAATACCATAATCTTAACATTATCCGCAATACCATATGCATCATTTGAATTACCGCGATTAGCACCTACAATTCCTGAAACAAATGTGCCATGACCGCAACGTGGTCCCATTACATTATTATTTCCATATATGCTATCATTCTTATAAGGATCATCTCCAATAATATCTCTGGGATGATAATCAACATTAAATCTATATTTATATTCAGTCTCTACATGTTGTTTATATGAATTATAATTAGCCTGACTAAATCCTCTTTCCATTAGCTGAAGTAAATAAAGTGCTGAACTTTTTATTACCCTGTCTGTAGAATTAGATAGAAGCTTTAAATCTTCTTCGGTATATGTTTCTTTTTTTAATTCTTCTTTAACATTACTTTCAGCCTTCTTATAATATTCGCTAAAAAGCATAAACTCATCATAACCCTTTTTTGCTTCATTATACCTTGACAAAAAATCTTTTCTCATTAATTTATAAAAATCAAATTCCTTTTTAATCTGACCAGAAATATTAACAGTATCAATACTGCTAAATTTAGCTTTTAAGTCATGGTACATACGAGTTACTTCAAGATTTTCATTTAAAATATTTTCGCCTTTTGAATTTCCAATAAAATTCCAGCCATTTATATCATCAATGTAACCATTGTTATCATCATCAATCCCATTTCCAGAAATTTCATCTTCGTTTATCCAGAATTTACCTTTCAAATCCTGATGAGTTGTATCTACTCCACTATCAATTATTGCAACAATAACTGTCTTGGATTTTCTTCCCTTTAATAATTCTTCATACGCTTTGTTTGTACTTATCACTTGATATTTATCAAGTTTAGAATCTTTATGATGCCAGTTTTTAATATCATCTTTTTTCTGGGCAATAGCATTACCATAACATATTGCAATTACAACTATTAATACGCTAAATATTTTCATATTACTTTGTTTTTTTGAATTCGGTTAAAGCTTCAATTAATTTATCAATATCCTCAAAATTATTAAAAATATTAAAAGCTATTCTAATTACCCCACCTCTTAAAGAAGTATAAACATTTTTTGATTCTAAAAAGAAAACTGCTTTTGAGTTCAGCTCGGCACCCATTGTAATTGAGATTATTGCTGAACGCTCTTGTATTGAATCTACCGGCGAAACAATTTTAATTTCTACCTGATTTAGTTTCTTTATTAAATAATCGCCGAGTTCAAATAATCTTGACACTATGTTATCAAAGCCTATATTATTTA contains these protein-coding regions:
- a CDS encoding response regulator transcription factor gives rise to the protein MKNLTDRETEILKLILEEISTVEIANKLCVSKRTIDTHRRNIMRKTSSNNLIALFKYALKNNLVEIN
- a CDS encoding sensor histidine kinase, with translation MKCKYLLLLFFLISFNAFSQNYADSLKNKLKNSTDTNRINILNQLSFYYSERDDSISNSYANEAINLSDKLRYLKGKANALNNKGIVYDVIGNYDSALYYYNDALKIATEINNAGLKANVYNNIGLVFWNKGEYEKALKVYFISLKIYENLKDNKGISKVYSNVGLIYYDLGKLKESLKYHFQSLNIREKQNDDYGIGVSLTNIGLTYEEMDSISLAVKYYQESINFKIKTNDLYGLAIVYNNIGTTYYAQGKMDDALKYHLLALPIREKINDEYGLITTYNNLAELYRWKRDLKLSLEYSLKSLELANKLESKTKLKMVYKFLYIYYKEINDYKNSLFYFEKYDLVKDSIYTSESSRNMSEMQTKYETEKKEQQLKLKSVEVEKQKYRNKIQILLFTAIAVFIIIISGFIIYRNKQRQKAELINENNRQEKLRFKSIIDSEEKERIRIAKELHDGLGQLLSSAKLNMSGLEDGIQKEDEQLLKNSLTIIDDAVKEVRNISHNMMPTALMNYGIIEAINGFVTKINDTKQIAIKFDYEGLDISLEKELEIAIFRIVQEIINNMLKHSSAKNIDMLFFNEEDKLKMLIKDNGKGFDVTEIDKSTGIGWQNIYSRVSLLNGKILVNSQIGIGTEISITIKV
- a CDS encoding S8 family serine peptidase; this encodes MKIFSVLIVVIAICYGNAIAQKKDDIKNWHHKDSKLDKYQVISTNKAYEELLKGRKSKTVIVAIIDSGVDTTHQDLKGKFWINEDEISGNGIDDDNNGYIDDINGWNFIGNSKGENILNENLEVTRMYHDLKAKFSSIDTVNISGQIKKEFDFYKLMRKDFLSRYNEAKKGYDEFMLFSEYYKKAESNVKEELKKETYTEEDLKLLSNSTDRVIKSSALYLLQLMERGFSQANYNSYKQHVETEYKYRFNVDYHPRDIIGDDPYKNDSIYGNNNVMGPRCGHGTFVSGIVGANRGNSNDAYGIADNVKIMVLRVVPDGDERDKDVANAIKYAVNNGAQVVNMSFGKDYSQQKYLVDEALAYANKKKVLLIHAAGNESEDNDIKWHYPINLTNDSSRTITDYWIEVGASSLKADKTLPAVFSNYGQKNVDVFAPGVQIYSLEPGQKFESADGTSSASPVVCGVAALLMSYFPQLSPAEIKEIILKSAVPFKKLKVNIPNSTEPKPKKAKFGTLSETGGVVNLYNAVLMAIEKTK
- a CDS encoding sensor histidine kinase; translation: MRFLILLLLVVINIQFVFSVNSKDTLNDKLVEMKEQGNSFVISGQYSKAIKMYFDALKLAESLKDTFSIVSIYNNIGTAYKEIQDYGNAHKFLQKAEKLINRLQNKSLIADIYNTIGNIYYDTYKDSLAIKYYEKSHAVRLIAGDSMKLASSFKNLAAFYLDIGNMEKGKEMISESIKIRAALNDSSGIASSYLALGEAYLLQKQYELAKRYLNNGYSYVLLNTPIYIKRMFFEDFALLYSGTNDYKSAFKYQNLLMSLKDSVLNTEKSKQLIEMQTKYETEKKEQQLKLKSVEVEKQKYRNKVQILSFIGLAILIISIFGFVFYRNKQRQKAETMKENSRQEKLRFKAVIDSEEKERIRIAKELHDGLGQLLSSAKLNISGLEDGIQKEDEYLLKNSLNIIDEAVKEVRNISHNMMPTALMNYGLVEAISGLVSKINDSKQLTIHFNKENFNITLEKETEITFYRIVQEVINNMLKHSKAKIIEIMLSNKENLICLMISDNGVGFNISEIKNSKGIGWQNIYSRVSMLNGKINIESNLTMGTCINIEFKL
- a CDS encoding response regulator transcription factor, with protein sequence MELEPQRLLIVDDHQMFIDGLKSLLRKQETFVVVAEALNGQSALDIIEKEKIDIILSDISMPLMTGIELTKIVKSKHPEIKVIVISMHNDSSVVSEIINSEAEGYILKNTGKKELFEALTKVANNGTYYSSDVLSVMMQTMKVDKKSTDEMKHLSEREIEILKLIVEEFSSEQIAEKLFISKRTVDTHRINILSKTNSKTLVGLIKYAVRNNLISIKE